tagtgggtggagttttcagatggtcccttacatcTGATAATTTTGCAGCCACACCAAGCGTTGACTGTTCTGAATCCAATTTGTATGCCCATATAGTATAGTTGTACTCCCTTTAAACCAAGTGTGCTAATGACATCTTTGTAAGCTTGTCGACTGAAGAGAGCGCGGGTAAGAGAAACCGAATATCTAACGAATGTCGAACGTCAAACTAACTTTACCTTGGTCAACCTCTCTCAGTCCATATTACATGGTATGTTCAGCTTTTTACATTTGCTTAGCAATTTCATTTAGTCCATATACGATAATGAACTGTTTTTTAACTTAGCAGAAATGCGAATACGATGTATTTCTTAATGTGCGCATTTAATGGCCTGTTTTTATCACGCCTGTGTACTAGTGACGTACGTACGCAAGGATGTGCTTTTCAATTCGAGCAGTTAATTGCTCAATGATCTCCAAAGTAGCCTATACTTCAGGATGCATATTATACCTGATTTACAACCCAAATTATTTGTAGTGCAATTTTTAAAATGTGGTTTGCGTGTAAACCGCCAGCACccattatttacagtacatgttcTGTTTATTGTCGGCGTAGTGAACGTCAGCGATGGGCTCGGCTCCGAAAATGACACACACGGTTCTTTTGAGTGTTACGATAAGCTTGATGGCCGTCGTCTTTGGCCGCAGTCCACGCACCGTGGATCAGGTATCGGAGGCTGATATCCAGCGCCTGCTTCACGGCGTGATGGAGCAGCTTGGTATTGCTCGGCCCAGGGTGGAGTATCCCGCGCACCAGGCCACCAACATAGTGGGTCCTCTCAGTATCCAGGGTAAGAGATTTAGAGTACAACGAATATAATAAGTAACTGTCGTTTTATCAATTACTGTCGCACACGATGTTTTGTGTGATAGACTGTATCATCTGTGCCCAGTGGTCTGATTATTTACATAATTGATCAATGTTATACAGCTATATTCGTCCTGCAAGTGTCTACATACCTATCCATTAGAGAGCTGTACATCTAATACGACAAGAACTGGTCAAATGATGTGTTATGCTTAAtgagtttaaagggatggttaacccaaaaaggaaaattctctcatcatttacttactctcatgccatccgagatgtgtatgactttctttcttcagcagaacacaaacgaagatttttagaaaaaaatatcttagctctgaaggtccttacaatgcaagtgaatggtgaccaaatttatGAATgcctaaaaagcacataaaggcagcattaaatgtaatccgtatgactccagtggttaaatccatgtcttcagatgcgatatgataggtgtgagtgaaaaaaagatcaatacttaagttacttttttattataatcCTACACTTTCTCCAGCTCTCCTATGCATTCACAAGAGGACTAAGtacttcttctgttttttgccaATTCACATTTTTTGTACTTAtcggaggagaaagaaaaaaggaagtgttaaagcaaaggaaaataataaatgatcTTACATGCACTACAgccaagtaggtggcgatatgccagaagaatgtgaatcggcaaaaaaacagaaaaactctTGTGAATGTGTATAGAAGGGCTGCGTGAAAGTGataaaaggacctaaatattgatctgtttctcacccacaactattatatcgcttcagaggATATGGATTTTGgcactgcagtcatatggattactgttatgctgcctttgtttgctttttggagcttcaaatttctgcccaccattcacttgcatttcatagacctacagagctgagatattcttctaaagatcattgtttgagttcagcagaagaaagaaagacacacatctgggatgacatgagggtgactaaatgatgagagaattttcatttttgggtgaattatccctttaatggctGGCCTTTATGTAAAACTCCTCATAATGGAATTGCCTTgacatttccttttgtttttttgcaatttgcCCACTAGGTGGTGCCCATGAGGGACTCCAGCATCTCGGACCTTATGGGAACATCCCCAACATTGTTGCTGAGTTAACTGGGGACAGTGTTCCCAAAGACTTCAGTGAGGACCATGGGTACCCCGACCCTCCCAATCCTTGCCCCCTTGGAAAGACTGGTATGCAGTTCATAGTGCAGCTAGCAGAATCATGCAATCATttattctgataaaaaaaatcaaatctttCAAATATAAACCAAGAAAGAACTGTTGAGTCTAAAAAGTCTTGTTTAACATTTGCACAAAAATGTGATAATGTTTTCGTAGCTGCTGATGAATGTTTAGAGAACTCTCCAGACACTGCAGAATTTAGTAAAGAATTCCAGAAACATCAGCACCTTTTTGACCCCGAGCATGACTACCCTGCACTAGCAAAGTGGGTGAGTTCACACTTGGCACCTTGAAACAGACTGGAGGCTTACTTAGATTGGATTAAAATAAATCCTGCTTTTCAATGaaatgaaatttaaataaattattcggTACAATCTTCTTTGGTAGAATAACAGTAACCTATCAAAGCTTATTTTTGAGCTTTACCACATTATAATTGCTGATTCTGTCAAGTAACTTTCAGTATCCAGTCTTTCTCTTACACCATGTAGGATTCTAACATGCTTATTggctaaataaattaaaagtaattgGAACAACAAAATCATTTGTAGACAGTGTAGAAGGTCCTTAAATTTCTCTCTGAAAACGTGTGTTAGTGCTGTAATGGGTAGTTTACTTATGCCGTAACCTCTTTGTCTATGTAATGGAGAAGTTTATTTAATGTACAGATGTGTAAATATGCTCAGTATAACAGATTTGTAAAGGGCTTGACTACAGATCTATTATAACTCTTACAGAACAAAGGACTGTTGTATGAAAAACTGAAGGGTGGGCCAGAAAGAAGAAAAAGGGTatgtaatgaacatgactaaataaatattttcagtgCCTTTTGGGGAGGCTCGGCACAAGAATTATAAGATGGACCACCGTTACATACTCATCTTGTATTTTAAGTCAGAATGTCACAAGACCTCTCACTGACTGTGTTTCAGAGTGCAAATCCCTATCTGATGGGACAGAGGCTGGATAATGTTGTGGCCAAGAAATCAGTGCCACATTTCCCAGAGGAAGATGAGGTTGAAACCTCTACAAGCAATATCAAGACCTGAACATCATGTTGCTCTTTAATATCTgtataataaaaatgacttatcaGTATCACAGTAAAGTTAAAGCATTAAATTGTGTGCGATATTCAAATGAATCATATTATGGAAAGAGAAGGAAAAGGTGTTTGTAACATGAATGATTTTTATCTTGGCTTAAACTTTGTTGTAAtaacatttaatcaaataaaatgatGTATATGTTCATGTGCAGAAATACTGAGGCATTGTGAATCATCATTTAGAATTACAAAAGTCAATTTTCAATATCACAATATGCATCCATAGTTATCATGAAGGGCCTCACCCTCTCGAGGCACTGGGACATCCccaaaatgctgtgaatgatctTAGGTTCAGAGGAGGCGTGGACTGCCCCTTGTATTCTGAACCAGTCTCTTAAATATCAGCATTCAGAACTTCCATCCCTTATTTTGACTACACTTTGAGATCTGGATCATTTGAGTCAATCTATACTCATTGTAGTTTCGTCCATGAGAAGAGGGACAAACAATTATTAATCTAAGGTAACTTTACAAATCTGCTCAAtaattatgtatgttttgctaaatgtttatatattaatattcacACCTGAAATTTCCTTAAAATTATGCATGAaagttgagtaaaaaaaaaaaaaatccttatttacATATTCCATtatagtttgtgaaaatatatgaaaagtacatttttgtaatattttgaggcatatatgcatatatgtacaagtatgtgattttttttttttatatcaccgAAACTATACATGAACATATATTATAGAGTATATGTGTGTTACATGTATTGCCATATATTAGATTTCTGTATGGAGTGTTTCCTTTTAAAATAGCTTAAATCTATGAATTATAAATGCTCAAGTA
The nucleotide sequence above comes from Myxocyprinus asiaticus isolate MX2 ecotype Aquarium Trade chromosome 25, UBuf_Myxa_2, whole genome shotgun sequence. Encoded proteins:
- the LOC127416504 gene encoding neuroendocrine protein 7B2-like; the encoded protein is MGSAPKMTHTVLLSVTISLMAVVFGRSPRTVDQVSEADIQRLLHGVMEQLGIARPRVEYPAHQATNIVGPLSIQGGAHEGLQHLGPYGNIPNIVAELTGDSVPKDFSEDHGYPDPPNPCPLGKTAADECLENSPDTAEFSKEFQKHQHLFDPEHDYPALAKWNKGLLYEKLKGGPERRKRSANPYLMGQRLDNVVAKKSVPHFPEEDEVETSTSNIKT